A genomic stretch from Hymenobacter psoromatis includes:
- a CDS encoding peroxiredoxin, which produces MLQLGDLAPDFTLPTDKGDTFRLADQHGKPVVLYFYPKDDTPGCTAEACAFRDQYADFLDLGAVVVGVSSDSEASHQKFSQKHRLPFPLLADTGGQLRKQYEVPRAFLGLLPGRVTFVIGKDGKIAYIFDSMSGATNHVSKTKEVLRGLAN; this is translated from the coding sequence ATGCTCCAGCTCGGCGACCTTGCCCCCGATTTTACCTTGCCCACCGACAAGGGCGACACTTTTCGCCTGGCCGACCAGCACGGCAAGCCCGTGGTGCTGTACTTCTACCCCAAGGACGACACGCCGGGTTGCACCGCCGAGGCCTGCGCTTTTCGCGACCAATACGCTGATTTCCTGGACCTGGGCGCGGTGGTAGTGGGCGTCAGCTCCGACAGCGAGGCCTCGCACCAGAAGTTCAGCCAGAAGCACCGCCTACCCTTCCCGCTGCTGGCCGACACGGGTGGGCAGCTGCGCAAGCAGTACGAGGTGCCGCGCGCGTTCTTGGGCCTGCTGCCCGGCCGCGTCACGTTCGTGATTGGTAAAGATGGCAAAATCGCCTACATCTTCGATTCGATGAGCGGTGCCACCAACCACGTGAGCAAGACCAAGGAGGTGCTGCGCGGGTTGGCTAACTAA